AATGGGTTGAaaacatcgatgcatcgatgtttCTAGCCGATGTTTCACAAAACATCGATGTATCATTTTGCAAACAACGATGAAGATCGACATCGATGTTTCGACCCAAATTTACATCACTAAGCTGGCAAAGGCAGGGGATCTTTTGACATAAAGGTCGAAGCAACTTATAACTTGATCTCGTGTCGCtggtataataataaatgtgTTCAGCTTATTTCAAATTATATTGCTGATACACCAGTTTCTGAGTGCATGCGTTGGTGCCGCAAAGAGAAAATCATGGTTAAAATACCTCGTCCTGCTATTGTAGATATGTATAATAGAAACATGGGGGGTGTTGATCTATCAGATATGCTATTAGAATTGTACAAAGTAAATCATCGCTCAAAAAAATGGTACATGCGAATCGTTTATTGGTGTATAAATGTGACAGTGGTGAATAGCTGGCTACTATACCGCCGAGATCATAAGCAATTATTTGAGAGAACAAAACATATGCcacttctaagttttcaactAGATATTGCCAAAGAGCTACTTAATGCTAATGTGGTTCAATCCCGAAAAAGAGGTCGGCCTGCATTTgctttattaaattttaactCTTCAAGCTCATCAATAGGTATTGCAGAGCAAAGTTCTCCAGCTTCTTCCAAAGGGATTGATTCACCAAAATCTTCATTTCCAAAGAGGTCTTATATTATGACTCCAGCAAAGGCAATAAGATACGACCAAATTGGTCACTGGGTTCAGTGGGAATCAAAAGGTAGATGTAGAATGTGTACTACAGGCTTTCCCAGGTCAAAATGTTCAAAATGTAATATCCATTTGTGCTCAAAcccaaataaaaattgttttttactgtatcaTACAAATACTAACACCGAAAAATAAAGATTGTTAATAAAAATCTCATAATTGTATTTACTTGTAAAGGTAATATTACTCATACGTACGtacttttttatatatatggatGGACAAATGTTGCCTATAGGCAACATTGCAGTAAGGACATACCAAAGGACTTAGAGTACCGAAAATCGGAATGAAAGTTACTTGGGGCTCCTATAAATCATTTatagcattaaatattttctatgtGTCCCCAGTTTAATTTGGGCATGAAAGggttaattagttttgaatttcgaatttaattttatcaagatcggacgactgtatcatatagctgccatagaaacgatcggaaaattggtgggaaaataatatgaaacaaattatatcttcgctgttttttgacatattatcctatactattggaaatatcatttcttgtgtttttaaatttaataattataactgcaagggtatacaaacttcggcttgccgaagctaactacCTTTCTTGCTATTGATCAGCTCACAGATGTCCCTATAGTTAGTTTGATAGGTGTTTTAACTAATAAAGTATTTGAATTCCAAAGTCCACTAATTAAAGTTtagaatatatttaaaatataatgggTTTTCACGTCGTAAACCCACACCGATCTGCAACTTCAAAATAAAGTAATCACGGGGTTCTGCGCTTCAAACAACGACGCGATGTTTTGCAAGATAGCCACGCAAGATACCTGCGCCCGCAGAGTACACTCAGGTGGAACAATTGCCGCACGCAGCCCAGCCACCTATCACCAAATACCAAAGTAGACGATGGGATCATTATCATCAATTGCCAGCGTAGACGATGCGATAACTGAACTACAACTCCATCATAAGCAAGACCCCTATTGTCTCCGCATCGCCGTTGCTTAATATCATGGGCCATGACCAAGTTCTAAGCCTAACAATGCTGAAACGGATGAACGAGAACAACATAAACGTTATCCAGGAACTTCAGAGCTGTGTTTCaccctttgcaggatttttatcggcgcaaaacatttcatcatccactttcggcttgcggaacccattgaataccttcatcctttaaactaagatcaatgcacaacatctttaACTTAATGTAACACTTACCTGATCTTATTATTTTCACTTAAAAAGACGAAAGAAGTAaatctgctgcgcacaatttaaatggcttgcttccctttcaataactcaaacagaatgaacCAAGTATtcctctcacccctttacatgatttcttttcatttctattcgctgttggcgcgtgccactgcacatataccctttctaaagcgaaaaatatccgactacataatttttacttttttgagtaaaaaatacaaaatgaattctttaataatggtactattaaaatgttttaattatttaaataaattttaacgaactaaatttctataacttaactaaaaaattatattgttatattaatgtataatacgtaagcataacattaaaagtaaattcaatttacttaattttactataatcaaataatttactttaataaaacaatgttagttgttttttttcgatatacaataaAGAGAGGGAAGCTCCGAATATCTGCTTCTCTTTGTtacacgatcgttttcgtaggcagtcttctacactgcgccgacttctctgctgacgtcaacagcggcacagcgttttaggcacaaaaaaaaaaaagaagctttttgccttgagccatttCACCGGgaccctactgcagaactgaaggggaGCGttacttgttcttcacttgtgcaagaggacatgtcccacgggattcacaaggtgatttccaagtgaaacttttttttggaactgaagggtgCCTTTACAGCTGACAGGGAAAATTAGATTCgtttaaatatgaattatttataataCGCACTAAAATccttttgtaaaaaatattttttttccaagTCTTAAACAGCTTTAACACATTTCCTTTAAAGGGCAAAActaatttcaaattttaaactgaTTCCTATGCTTAAACAAATACATATAAAAGTTTAAACAAATATTAGCACGGCTTTCCCTCACACCTTTCCGCTACATTATTATTAACAAAGCATCAGTGAGAAAATCTAAAAACAGCGTTTATGAGAAAGTCTTGCagaaattgtaatattttaaaattaaaagataagagttcaacaaaatatttgcatTGCGGAATAGGTTCTTTTCTAATGTAATATATGTGCTCCAACGGCTACGCTTTAAACAAGtgtttattttgtaatttcGCGACAAAACAAAATTAGTATAAAAATTCTAGGGATAAAGAGAAACAAAAATcgatatttattaaatatgtCATATTTAGTTATGCATCAAACgcttttatttaataaagatTTTCACAAAAAGCAAATCACTTGAAGTTCTGAGATACCTACGGCTTTGGTTGGACGGGTTCAAAACCAGCCGTCAAAACCTTAAATATTGTTGTATAGTGTGCCGACAGAAATTTTAGTAGCGACTCCTTTACAAGTGACGCTTAAAAATATTATCGATTATACTCTTAAATCTTTTTTTCGATGGGACTGATAGTTTGGGAGATATGGCTGCCATATTATGGTAGCTGAAAGTTTTGTTTTGTAGCTCGGTTGACCTGCCGCGGCGCATTTGAACCGCGTTTTTCTCGAAACCACGAATAGAAGCCGGTGAGCACGATAACTCAAAGTTTACAACCCACATAATTCAAATTTGTTGAcacataatttaaattaagttAATTTTAGGAATTAAAGTTCAAGTTTTATTTAAGTCTCTTAGTTTAATTCGATTTTGAAATACACTAACAGAAAAAAGTTACTTTTAGTTTTCGGATGATCCTGTCACCAGCTATGATGTCCACCGGACGGGTGGTTTTTTGTTTGCAGTGTCAGCAAAAATGGTTTAATCAATTTCCAAAGTGCGTGATTTTGGCACGATCAGATCAACAAAGAAGAACGCTGTGGTCGAGTGCGTGGACTACCAGATACCCATTACTTAGCTAAAGAGGGCAAAAGTGCGATGGAAAGCGCCACCTACCACCCATTTCAATGTATGGTTATTgcgggcgtggcaaactttagGTCAATCGACAAATGTTTAAAAGAACAATACATGTATTGTGAAATGGATTTCACTTAACACTTTATTCTTTAATGAAAACTGTGGGAgcaacagttttgggcggtatGTGGGCGTAAGATGGGGCACGCCATGTTCGTgtaacaaacttacgctgcttACGAAGATAAGGAAtccaaatttatttaattacgttttacttttgtttaatttatttagtttttattttcttaaaaaatagtATTCCTTATAGCAGAGTATTTGGGACTTATTGCAATTTTCGTAACGCAGTCCAAAACATCGTTGCTCTTTAAGCCGTACAACAGCTCAGATTCAGTCTGAAATTTCtgttacaaaataaatattaaataacacGAAAACTAAATCCATCCATACCATTATGATACCAAAAGTAATATCATTACAATTTTGTGAATCTCCTATATCCAGTACTTCCGTGCTCGAAATAATATGTTTCTTGAAATAGTAGATCGCTGAAGCATCATTACTTTCCAATGTACCTTTGACAATATTTTTCGTTGCATTGTAATGTAGCTTTTCGTCTAAAAAGGACAATTCTAGAGTGTTCTCGTTAACGTAACTAGAAGCGTAAAATAAAGACGCTATTCGTGAAAATGTGAAATGATCCACTTTCCTAATAGCCTGTGTTACTAATGGACCACATAGTTCTTTATATAGCTGCATTTGATTATCTTGAGAAAAGTTTCCAGCCGTTGAACTTTCACTTAATAGAGCACAATAAgtattttcacttttttctATTGATAATGGTACTAGTATAGCACACatttttgtaggatcattAATTAAACCCACCAgctgtattttaaaataaggCAGATGTTCGTTTTTCACCTTTTTTAAAGCCACCACCATGCGAAACTTTTTCTTTACGAGTATATCTGTGGGCAACAGGAAGGCGTGGACTTGGTTGTCGTGGGATATTACAAATTTGCAATGAGTACTGTGCAACAGGAGCTGGCTCTCAATAGGTATAAGGTTAAACAATGCATAAATGCAACCTGCGCGAAGACCTTGATCCTGCGCCAGCTGTATATGCACAGCGACGTTGTGACAGCTAGGTACGTGGCGATGGAATTCAACGGACATTTTAAGTGCCGCACTAAATATGTTGATGTCTTTACTTACAGAAATTAGTTTTTGCATTTCATACTCCCTCTGTAGCTCTCGCTGAAACAAATTTTGGTGCCTTTTTTCAAACCGCGAGACTATGGCATTTTGTCTCAATCCCATTGGGCGATTTAGGTCTGATGCCAACATGTTTAGAGTCCGACCAGATGATTTCTGTATAGGTAAGTTAAAGCCAATGCAGTAAAATATGTTATTGTCGCTCAGGCAGGCCAATTCTTTTCTATGGTCTACCCAAGTGCAGGCCTGAATGCCGACCACTGGCTTAATCAAGGTGTGGACAAAGCACTCGTCAAGCTGGATGTTGTACATAAATCTCAGTCGCACCAGCTGGTCTCCGTCCGTGTAGTATATGTCACCATTGTCACTTGTCGCATCGTAATCCATCCATTCAGAACCAGTGTGATAAGTCTGACTTTGTTTTATTGCAAGAAGACTAGATACGTACCACACGTCAACACTACCACTGCTGAGGACAACCAAACAAAGGTTCTCAATTGGCAAGAGGCGAATATATCTTACATGAGACGCGTACACGCAGAGTAGCTCAATGTGGTAGCCTGGATATGAACTCTCTGATAAACCAGTAATATTAAaagtcaaaacaaaaacatgTCCAGCTATGCTGAAGATGTGAACGTAAAGCGGTTGTTCCTCTTTTAACCCAAACAGGTTCTGCACAAACTGTTTTTCCTCTTCAGTGACCCTTAAAGCGGTAAGAGTGTACTCGTCATGCTGCCACTCGCACtgaaatatgtttttatcttCAAAAGTAATATCGAATGTATATTGAAGTGTGGACTTGACGTTTTCGAAGCTAGGAAGATCAAGATACATCTGTAACAGCAAGCGTTGATCCTCCACTTTTATCACGCTAAATCCATCATTTAGAACAGCTAAACAGCGGACTCCACTGagacattttattaaatttaagcCCTTGATTGAGCCGAAGCAGTAGACATCTCCATCCGACATAAGCAGGATCGTGTTGTACTTTAAAGTGTGCACGCTCCTGATATAGTGTTCTCCCAACATGGGCAGTGGAACTTGCACCGCAGCCATTTTGGTCCTGGAGTTACCTTTAGACTTCTTGAAGTGCAAGTTTAGCAAAAAGTACTTGTTCCATGTGATAAACACAGACTTGCCGGCATGCGCTGCAGACACAATGAGTCCCCATGCCAAAAAGAGGGAGTCATCCTTAATCAACCATAGGTTTTCACCTACCAGTTCCATCGCCAATGTATTGATAAGCTCGAAATTGATTAAGGCGCCTTCACAAAATACGGAATAGGCACTAATTTCACTAGGGGAAATCCACAACAACAGTATGAAATGAATCAGAGTTCTACACCGTTTTCATTATAGAAGCTTCGCGTTTGCGTCCATTTAATCGAAGAGGGGTGGGAGGAAAACTTCCGTTTCAGGGCTACAAAGTAGAATTACGGTGTCCTAACTACCAGATTCAGCAGAATGAATTTTATTAGCAgcgaaaatatatatttctgaGTCAGCTATTTACTATTAAATACTAATaataatttgtattatttatttcttgtATTCATTCATTTCGTAGTGGCTAAATTTTTATTGGGCAAGTTTCGATTTTCGAGTTATTTTACACATTCTGGTATTCTGGCAATTGGAACAGCGATTTTAGGCGGATTTTTGTATACATAGAAATTCGCTAAAGCGAACAGCTGATCAGCTTAAGCAAGCCGTATGCGAAGGGATAGGACACGCAAATTAAGTTGCTCCGAAAAAAAACTGGAAAACAATGCCAaactaaatacaatttaagCACTATAATGTGGAATGTTTTCAGcgttaaattaataaaattaaacaagTATGACATTTCCATTCATTGAAAATTTAATAGGGCCAATTGTGGGCCAACAGTAACTATGTTTTTACTATAAGTTTCAGgaatcactgtggacggcagtccacgtagtgacgaagcgcaccaggagCGTCGCCTTTGCCcgactactatatatacaTGAAGAAATGAAAACGTACAGTAATCGTCCGATGGTTACGAGGTATGTATCGATCGAAAGGTATTGGAACCCCTAAAAGGATTGCTTACTAAGACTTAAAGAAAATCAATTAGTTTGGGAGAAAGAgtggtgaaagtgtaaaagtaaaaaatttgaaaatttgatCTGTTGGGGCCGGTGGAAAAAAATACCCCCCGCTATTGACCTAGttgtattttcaattaaaaaatacgcgtcgaatgacacctcaacTGTCAGAATCGGATGGTCCGTTCAAGGCTacgaaattaaatttgaaatccaAATTCTCTatatttgatagtttccgagatatccgcgttcatacttacgattttttgaagtttatgggcgttaaattgggcgtggcaagctgctagtgatcctgatcaagaatatatatagtttattgggtcggaaacgcttcctgttacatactttctagtatatacccttttactctacgagcaACGGGTATACAAATAATTCTGTTTGTCAGTTTGTCCAAAAATGATGATGACTatattgatctgcgtgttggtttttcgtggacttgtgcctcatgcgttgaaatagaccgtgatttgAATGGCTATGTTAcgctgaccaatgatcgttttatgaaactgtttgataaacttatgagcgtagttgctgatttcAAAGAGTCTAAGGCGGAccttaataataaaaaaatgggatcttttgattgtttttggtgatttcaatctccctgacatttcttggtccccttccactgactcacttgtctctaccccaTTATCTGtccatgacttcgttgactgtctgttagaattatcattacagaaAGTTAGCTTTATtcgtaattcactaaacagacaattagatcttgtatttgttttagatccgactcaagtcacggtatctagaattgacccactCGTTGTGCCAGAAGACCGGTATCATCCCATTggaacttacaatttgtcttccctgcgttgataccctctctcctttactTTCTCTAACTAAaagtagatgctttcgtaactttaataaactcaacaacatgatttcacaatatatttggacaaatttatttaattgcttggatattgagAGTGATACGGcactattttatagtgtccttaactcttttttctgtgaatgTGTTCTTGATAGTTTTTctcctaagttagacaggccTGCTTAGTTTACCAATAAGTTGCAAATACTTAGAAACCTTAAAGCAAACTTCtgtaaaaagtacaaaaatacGGGTAGGCCttccgatttttcaagatatgtggtggctcgtaccgcttaaatctgtctgccgcccaaaTAACCATAAATTGAGATAGTATGTGGCGATTTACAATCTCGCTATGCTGctagcatatctccatctccctttggtccttttagctgagtaacggatatctgataaacgaggtactcgactaaaaaaacaaaaaatccgGACGTGTACACAACATTATGTACATTAAACAGCCAATCAAATTCCTGCATGGTGCTTCACATGATTCTTCAACTTGCAAGGCCTCATAACTTAGTTTGCTTGGGAGATGGGTACTAACTTTATTACAATCCATATTGAATTTTTTAAAGCATTTATAATATATGCAGATTGACTGAGACAAATTCGATCATCTTTTCGATCAATTTTTATACCAGTGAAGTATTGTATTTCACATAAGTCAGTCATTTGAAACGTATTTAAAGGATACGTTTTAAATTTTGACATAATTTCGGTGGCAATTACTACATCGtcaacatatatatatatatatatatatataattaaatctctgcaccataagtgtattaaaaaaactttatttaatttacttttacactggttacaatattttgGAAGAACACCGACCTGCTGTTGACAAGTCTCAAACTTAACTCATTCTCTAACTCCTACTTCATTTACGATCAACCTCGTGTTATGTCCCAAAATAGGCTACGTGTGTCCGCGAGGGGGCAGCGCCGGCTAGCTCTAGAGCACTTGGGGTGTGGGTACTCCAACCCTGCCCACACACACGCAACAATAAACAAACAGATGTTTGTACTTCACAACACTTCACGCTGCAACAGCTGTCTTATGGCTGGACCAAAACATTGACGAAATATGCGAAGCTATAAAACTAACACAACACGTGATTATCACAAAACTAATTCCCCGACTTGTTCCTTTCTAGGTCACAGGACGCCATCAGATATATTGTGGGCTTTTGGGGGCAAACCCAAAGCCTCTGCGCTCCCACCCAACCGTAGCAGCCGTAGATGTCTCCGACTGCCCCTTGGACCGGTCACCGTAAGATACCTTGGAACCGTTTACATGTTCCCTCCCCTCTGAAAGATATGTCTACTCCATATTCATTCTAGTACCATTTATTCACTTAAATTATTTACAGGGCTTCAGCTTCCCGTAAGGAAACCCATCAACCACCGCCCGCTGGGTGCAACAGTCACACCAAGGGATTTACGTAGACGGGTAGACTGGTCTGTTTTCTTTATTTCGGTCCCTACCTAAAAGAGCTCTCTTAAGCGGATCCCAGACCCGAGGATAACACACGAACCTATTCTACGCGGTCGCTGGAGAGGATTCCCCGTGGGATTAACAAGTGCGATAAATTGCAAAAACTAACAGATACAAATGTGAAAAAACACTCGCCGTGAATTGTTCACATCCGGCAATAAACAGTTTAAAATTTgtgatataataaataaataatgggtAGTATCTATGtgcaatatatatataggttAATTTTAAAGTGTTATATAAGATCCCCTGCCCCAACAAATTTTATATGAAAAGAACATacataattaaataaacaaataactaaataaattaagGGACAACACAACATAAAGATAAAAGGGTTATGTTTGTGCCttaccgaagtagacacttccgggtcacaccacgggacaagggggtaatgagcacttgtcgctggcacggggacgctttgatggcaggacgatcgcgtcgcggcaatggtaacgatggttactgcgatgccggaccacaggcgatgctgaactgcgctgagggtgagctaacgtgggtcagctgctagtggagatagtgtattacgagccctattcgcagaggtaggaagtagaaccgcggagttatgagatgcgttgataactgttttgttcttcatttggaacatgtttatatactacttggaacacggaagtttagtgtaatgattagtgaagtaagctatttTCTAAAgttggtcagggaattatgattatggtagcagtttgtgtagttggctcggcagacgcTGCAAattgtgctgactgcattggccggtcagtgtgccgttgagtcggcgAGAcagtgagttagtgagacatataatatgctgatcagcaattcttatatgcagtgggtgctactgtgcgcctggtactgttcccaacttggctactgcttgatttgttgggtgtggtcatgttgagtacctttgggtacgaacattccccattgggtaccctcaattaagtcgtgatgtcggtcagcccttgaccgaattgtataggaagcgCCTAACAAATcgttgaccaaggtggatctttccttcaactgcggttcatgtttgtgattcaggtccttcacgtcttcttgatgctgcttaacactcccctttgcgataaaattgacattaccgtggggagtGAAagtgtgccctcgtagaacttgatcatttggcacgtctatggtatgtggacgttctgcaacaaaactaagatctttcttggttaagtttagaaatgttgaaccaaagtcagccttcttgtaggttttgaattgatgagaagtcggttctatattcatcggatttttatctttcgttggctcataagcaacgttcggtcctgcaaaatcatcTCTGTTTTCTGTTAGATtggggttgatttccgtatcagatgaggtttctttattgagataacctgtgattacataaccaagccttgtgccttgtgccaaaggtttattaggtcctagttcaagacgttaattacacgagaaaatacttcaacccctaaaattaggtcaatgggtcctggttgccgaaagtcaggatctgttaatggcagtccctcgggaatattaagatcggttgtaatcggtactgacggttggtctgtaatgactgtgggcataataaatacctctaatagtttttcgaaccctgatgtacaggatgcgagctttagtgttgatctaattgctattgatatctttcctccgattccagatatttcaatcggtgacctttcct
This sequence is a window from Drosophila suzukii unplaced genomic scaffold, CBGP_Dsuzu_IsoJpt1.0 scf_20, whole genome shotgun sequence. Protein-coding genes within it:
- the LOC108006066 gene encoding uncharacterized protein isoform X2: MELVGENLWLIKDDSLFLAWGLIVSAAHAGKSVFITWNKYFLLNLHFKKSKGNSRTKMAAVQVPLPMLGEHYIRSVHTLKYNTILLMSDGDVYCFGSIKGLNLIKCLSGVRCLAVLNDGFSVIKVEDQRLLLQMYLDLPSFENVKSTLQYTFDITFEDKNIFQCEWQHDEYTLTALRVTEEEKQFVQNLFGLKEEQPLYVHIFSIAGHVFVLTFNITGLSESSYPGYHIELLCVYASHVRYIRLLPIENLCLVVLSSGSVDVWYVSSLLAIKQSQTYHTGSEWMDYDATSDNGDIYYTDGDQLVRLRFMYNIQLDECFVHTLIKPVVGIQACTWVDHRKELACLSDNNIFYCIGFNLPIQKSSGRTLNMLASDLNRPMGLRQNAIVSRFEKRHQNLFQRELQREYEMQKLISVSKDINIFSAALKMSVEFHRHVPSCHNVAVHIQLAQDQGLRAGCIYALFNLIPIESQLLLHSTHCKFVISHDNQVHAFLLPTDILVKKKFRMVVALKKVKNEHLPYFKIQLVGLINDPTKMCAILVPLSIEKSENTYCALLSESSTAGNFSQDNQMQLYKELCGPLVTQAIRKVDHFTFSRIASLFYASSYVNENTLELSFLDEKLHYNATKNIVKGTLESNDASAIYYFKKHIISSTEVLDIGDSQNCNDITFGIIMTESELLYGLKSNDVLDCVTKIAISPKYSAIRNTIF
- the LOC108006066 gene encoding uncharacterized protein isoform X1 is translated as MELVGENLWLIKDDSLFLAWGLIVSAAHAGKSVFITWNKYFLLNLHFKKSKGNSRTKMAAVQVPLPMLGEHYIRSVHTLKYNTILLMSDGDVYCFGSIKGLNLIKCLSGVRCLAVLNDGFSVIKVEDQRLLLQMYLDLPSFENVKSTLQYTFDITFEDKNIFQCEWQHDEYTLTALRVTEEEKQFVQNLFGLKEEQPLYVHIFSIAGHVFVLTFNITGLSESSYPGYHIELLCVYASHVRYIRLLPIENLCLVVLSSGSVDVWYVSSLLAIKQSQTYHTGSEWMDYDATSDNGDIYYTDGDQLVRLRFMYNIQLDECFVHTLIKPVVGIQACTWVDHRKELACLSDNNIFYCIGFNLPIQKSSGRTLNMLASDLNRPMGLRQNAIVSRFEKRHQNLFQRELQREYEMQKLISVSKDINIFSAALKMSVEFHRHVPSCHNVAVHIQLAQDQGLRAGCIYALFNLIPIESQLLLHSTHCKFVISHDNQVHAFLLPTDILVKKKFRMVVALKKVKNEHLPYFKIQLVGLINDPTKMCAILVPLSIEKSENTYCALLSESSTAGNFSQDNQMQLYKELCGPLVTQAIRKVDHFTFSRIASLFYASSYVNENTLELSFLDEKLHYNATKNIVKGTLESNDASAIYYFKKHIISSTEVLDIGDSQNCNDITFGIIMKFQTESELLYGLKSNDVLDCVTKIAISPKYSAIRNTIF
- the LOC108006066 gene encoding uncharacterized protein isoform X3, coding for MELVGENLWLIKDDSLFLAWGLIVSAAHAGKSVFITWNKYFLLNLHFKKSKGNSRTKMAAVQVPLPMLGEHYIRSVHTLKYNTILLMSDGDVYCFGSIKGLNLIKCLSGVRCLAVLNDGFSVIKVEDQRLLLQMYLDLPSFENVKSTLQYTFDITFEDKNIFQCEWQHDEYTLTALRVTEEEKQFVQNLFGLKEEQPLYVHIFSIAGHVFVLTFNITGLSESSYPGYHIELLCVYASHVRYIRLLPIENLCLVVLSSGSVDVWYVSSLLAIKQSQTYHTGSEWMDYDATSDNGDIYYTDGDQLVRLRFMYNIQLDECFVHTLIKPVVGIQACTWVDHRKELACLSDNNIFYCIGFNLPIQKSSGRTLNMLASDLNRPMGLRQNAIVSRFEKRHQNLFQRELQREYEMQKLISTKSYITMQRKILSKVHWKVMMLQRSTISRNILFRARKYWI
- the LOC108006066 gene encoding uncharacterized protein isoform X4, which translates into the protein MELVGENLWLIKDDSLFLAWGLIVSAAHAGKSVFITWNKYFLLNLHFKKSKGNSRTKMAAVQVPLPMLGEHYIRSVHTLKYNTILLMSDGDVYCFGSIKGLNLIKCLSGVRCLAVLNDGFSVIKVEDQRLLLQMYLDLPSFENVKSTLQYTFDITFEDKNIFQCEWQHDEYTLTALRVTEEEKQFVQNLFGLKEEQPLYVHIFSIAGHVFVLTFNITGLSESSYPGYHIELLCVYASHVRYIRLLPIENLCLVVLSSGSVDVWYVSSLLAIKQSQTYHTGSEWMDYDATSDNGDIYYTDGDQLVRLRFMYNIQLDECFVHTLIKPVVGIQACTWVDHRKELACLSDNNIFYCIGFNLPIQKSSGRTLNMLASDLNRPMGLRQNAIVSRFEKRHQNLFQRELQREYEMQKLISLSQRRCAYTAGAGSRSSRRLHLCIV